In a single window of the Arthrobacter zhangbolii genome:
- the recO gene encoding DNA repair protein RecO, with amino-acid sequence MAKSFASRTYRDDAVVLRTHKLGEADRILVLLTREHGQVRAVAKGVRRTSSKFGARLEPFMVAELQLSHGRNLDIVTQAQTKGAYGHGIVADYARYTAAAAVAETAERLTDIDGDSAKAHYQLVIGAFAALSRGAHAPELILDSYLLRALATAGWAPSFTECARCGAPGPHTAFSAPLGGAVCAACRPPGSASPSPETMTLLAALLSGDWNTADASGPQPRHESAGLVAGYLQWHLERVLRSLQHVERV; translated from the coding sequence GTGGCAAAATCCTTTGCATCCCGCACCTACCGGGATGACGCAGTGGTCCTGCGCACGCACAAGCTGGGCGAGGCGGACCGTATCCTGGTCCTCCTGACCCGGGAACACGGCCAGGTACGCGCCGTGGCCAAAGGCGTGCGGCGGACCTCCAGCAAATTCGGTGCCCGGCTTGAACCGTTTATGGTCGCGGAACTGCAGCTCTCGCACGGCCGGAACCTGGACATTGTGACGCAGGCGCAGACCAAGGGGGCCTACGGGCACGGGATAGTCGCCGACTATGCCCGCTACACCGCCGCGGCCGCCGTCGCCGAAACCGCTGAACGCCTCACCGACATTGACGGTGATTCGGCGAAGGCCCACTACCAACTGGTCATCGGTGCGTTTGCCGCGCTCAGCCGGGGCGCGCATGCCCCGGAACTTATCCTGGATTCCTACCTGCTGCGGGCCCTGGCCACTGCCGGCTGGGCGCCGAGCTTCACCGAGTGCGCCCGCTGCGGTGCCCCCGGGCCGCACACGGCGTTTTCGGCGCCGCTGGGCGGGGCCGTCTGCGCAGCCTGCCGTCCCCCCGGCTCGGCGTCGCCGTCACCGGAAACGATGACGCTGCTGGCCGCCCTGCTCAGCGGTGACTGGAACACGGCCGATGCCTCCGGCCCGCAGCCGCGGCATGAGTCCGCCGGGCTGGTAGCCGGCTATCTTCAGTGGCACCTGGAACGGGTGCTGCGGTCCCTTCAACATGTGGAGCGTGTCTGA
- the leuA gene encoding 2-isopropylmalate synthase translates to MRNAQQTSGMPTSKYTPFHEQITVDLPDRTWPDKRISKAPRWCAVDLRDGNQALIDPMTPERKHKMFDLLVKMGFKEIEVGFPSASQLDFDFVRQLIEGDRIPDDVTIQVLTQSREHLIERTYESLEGADRAIVHLYNSTSVLQRRVVFNTDRDGIVDIALSGARLCKKYEEQLRGIDLTYEYSPESYTGTELDFAARISDAVAEVLEASPDRQMILNLPATVEMTTPNVYADSIEWMHRNLASRDSVILSLHPHNDRGTGVAAAELGYLAGADRIEGCLFGNGERTGNVDLVTLGMNMFSQGIDPQLDFSDMDEIRRTVEYCNQLPVPERSPYGGDLVFTAFSGSHQDAIKKGFEAMEKDAAAEGRTVDEIPWAVPYLPIDPKDIGRSYEAVIRVNSQSGKGGVAYLLKHEHNLDLPRRAQIEFSGVIQRRTDTAGGEITGAELWKVFQDEYLPHTPESDGEAWGHYELTSVNADTPADGRFNLTATLSANGVSQRRMASGTGPIAALLEILGQDGIDVRLLDYTEHALSASGNAHAAAYVELAVGERVLWGVGIDANTTMSALKAVISAVNRAIRDQA, encoded by the coding sequence ATGCGTAACGCACAGCAGACATCCGGCATGCCGACGTCGAAGTACACCCCGTTCCACGAGCAGATCACGGTGGACCTGCCGGACCGGACCTGGCCGGACAAACGGATCAGCAAGGCACCGCGCTGGTGCGCCGTAGACCTGCGGGACGGCAACCAGGCGCTGATTGACCCGATGACCCCCGAGCGCAAGCACAAGATGTTTGACCTGCTCGTCAAAATGGGCTTCAAGGAGATCGAGGTCGGGTTCCCGTCAGCCTCCCAGCTGGACTTCGACTTTGTCCGCCAGCTGATTGAGGGGGACCGGATTCCGGACGACGTCACCATCCAGGTCCTGACCCAGTCCCGGGAACACCTGATCGAGCGCACCTACGAGTCCCTCGAGGGAGCGGACCGCGCGATCGTCCACCTCTACAACTCCACGTCGGTGCTGCAGCGGCGGGTAGTGTTCAACACCGACCGGGACGGCATCGTTGACATCGCCCTCTCCGGTGCAAGGCTGTGCAAAAAGTATGAAGAACAGCTGCGCGGAATCGATCTGACCTACGAATACTCGCCCGAGTCCTACACCGGCACCGAGCTGGACTTCGCCGCACGGATCTCGGACGCCGTGGCTGAGGTCCTGGAGGCCTCGCCGGACCGGCAGATGATCCTGAACCTGCCCGCCACGGTAGAGATGACCACCCCGAACGTCTACGCGGACTCCATCGAATGGATGCACCGCAACCTCGCCAGCCGCGATTCGGTGATCCTGTCCCTGCACCCGCACAATGACCGCGGAACCGGCGTCGCAGCCGCTGAACTGGGCTACCTGGCCGGCGCGGACCGCATTGAAGGCTGCCTCTTCGGCAACGGCGAGCGGACCGGCAACGTGGACCTGGTAACCCTGGGCATGAACATGTTCAGCCAGGGCATTGATCCGCAGCTGGACTTCTCCGACATGGACGAAATCCGCCGCACGGTGGAGTACTGCAACCAGCTGCCCGTTCCCGAGCGTTCCCCCTACGGGGGCGACCTGGTCTTCACCGCGTTCTCCGGCTCGCACCAGGACGCCATCAAAAAGGGCTTCGAGGCGATGGAAAAGGACGCAGCCGCCGAGGGCAGGACGGTGGACGAGATCCCGTGGGCCGTGCCGTACCTGCCGATCGACCCGAAGGACATCGGCCGCAGCTATGAAGCCGTGATTCGGGTTAATTCGCAGTCCGGCAAGGGCGGGGTTGCCTACCTGCTCAAGCACGAACACAACCTGGACCTGCCGCGCCGCGCGCAGATCGAGTTCTCCGGCGTCATCCAGCGCCGTACCGACACCGCCGGCGGCGAAATCACCGGGGCGGAGCTGTGGAAGGTCTTCCAGGACGAATACCTGCCGCACACCCCCGAGTCCGACGGCGAGGCGTGGGGACACTACGAACTCACCTCGGTGAACGCGGATACCCCTGCGGACGGCCGCTTCAACCTGACGGCCACCCTGAGCGCGAACGGGGTGTCGCAGCGGCGGATGGCCAGCGGTACCGGCCCCATCGCGGCGCTGCTGGAAATCCTGGGCCAGGACGGCATCGACGTCCGGCTGCTGGACTACACCGAGCACGCCCTCTCCGCCAGCGGAAACGCGCACGCCGCAGCGTACGTGGAACTGGCCGTGGGGGAGCGGGTGCTGTGGGGCGTCGGTATTGACGCCAACACCACCATGTCTGCCCTGAAGGCAGTGATTTCGGCAGTCAACCGGGCCATCCGCGACCAGGCCTGA
- a CDS encoding LCP family protein: MSSRRAATGGGPSGKSTGGSGASAVPGGRHLSRRASAGHPVLKGIAAFLSLVLVAGVVFGVVQVLRLQGNFDTQPLNLGSGDSVEQVDANTDPMQILVLGTDQRDGQNSNNSDVMMLVNLSADRSNVTVVSFPRDLLVPLPQCQDPESGLVYEAMDLGQLNGALGNGGPGCTVAAINELTGLTIDHFMMADFDAVEELSNTLGGVEVCVNQPVDDPLSGLNIPAGVSSIQGEQALAFLRTRHGFGNGGDEGRIRAQQSFLASMVRKVKDEGTLNNLPKLYSIAETVTKNLTVDDGLAQIPDLVSLATRLKDTDLGSIAFVTAPVVPYEYDPNRLVLDEPNAQPLFDALQADKGITNGTEETPAPTDAATEPAAPVEEPAVTVDPAAVPVTLLNASGTAGRDSSVAQSLVSQGFVQALAGGTAAAESPATQVFFGYGYEEMALEVARVLNIPDVQVVLSPAAAGVSVEIGADFASGSAMKDLGDLGDLSGQTAAQVTCQSAFGN; encoded by the coding sequence ATGTCATCTCGCCGTGCCGCAACGGGCGGCGGCCCCTCGGGAAAATCTACCGGAGGGTCGGGCGCTTCCGCCGTACCCGGCGGCAGACACCTGTCCCGCAGGGCGTCCGCCGGCCACCCGGTTCTTAAGGGCATTGCCGCGTTCCTTTCCCTCGTGCTCGTCGCCGGGGTTGTCTTCGGCGTGGTCCAGGTACTGCGCCTGCAGGGCAACTTCGATACACAGCCGCTGAACCTGGGCTCCGGCGACTCAGTGGAGCAGGTGGATGCCAACACTGATCCCATGCAGATCCTGGTCCTCGGCACGGACCAGCGTGACGGCCAGAATTCGAACAACTCCGATGTCATGATGCTGGTCAACCTTTCGGCCGACCGTTCCAACGTGACCGTTGTCAGCTTCCCGCGTGACCTGCTGGTTCCGCTGCCGCAGTGCCAGGATCCGGAATCCGGCCTTGTCTACGAGGCCATGGACCTGGGACAGCTGAACGGAGCCCTGGGCAACGGCGGCCCCGGCTGCACGGTCGCGGCCATCAACGAGCTGACCGGCCTGACCATCGACCACTTTATGATGGCTGACTTTGATGCCGTAGAAGAACTGTCCAATACGCTGGGCGGCGTGGAGGTCTGCGTCAATCAGCCGGTGGATGACCCGCTTTCCGGCCTGAATATCCCCGCCGGTGTCAGCAGTATCCAGGGTGAACAGGCCCTGGCCTTCCTGCGGACCCGGCACGGTTTCGGCAACGGCGGCGATGAGGGCCGTATCCGTGCCCAGCAGAGCTTCCTCGCCTCCATGGTCCGCAAGGTCAAGGACGAAGGCACGCTGAACAACCTGCCCAAGCTGTACTCGATCGCCGAGACTGTCACCAAAAACCTCACTGTTGATGACGGCCTGGCCCAGATCCCGGACCTGGTATCCCTGGCCACCCGGCTGAAGGATACCGACCTGGGCAGCATCGCATTCGTGACGGCGCCCGTGGTTCCGTACGAATACGATCCGAACCGCCTTGTCCTCGACGAACCCAACGCCCAGCCTCTTTTTGACGCACTTCAGGCGGACAAGGGCATCACCAACGGCACGGAAGAAACCCCGGCACCGACGGATGCCGCCACGGAGCCGGCAGCACCGGTTGAGGAACCGGCTGTCACAGTGGATCCGGCTGCCGTTCCCGTGACCCTGCTCAACGCATCCGGCACTGCCGGACGCGACTCTTCCGTAGCTCAGTCCCTGGTGTCCCAGGGCTTTGTCCAGGCCCTCGCCGGCGGCACGGCCGCAGCGGAGAGCCCGGCAACCCAGGTGTTCTTCGGCTATGGCTATGAAGAAATGGCACTGGAAGTGGCACGGGTCCTGAATATCCCCGATGTTCAGGTAGTGCTGAGCCCTGCCGCGGCCGGCGTGTCCGTGGAAATCGGCGCCGACTTTGCCTCGGGTTCGGCCATGAAGGACCTGGGCGATCTGGGGGACCTGAGCGGACAGACCGCAGCGCAGGTTACGTGCCAGTCCGCCTTTGGGAACTAG
- the era gene encoding GTPase Era produces MTDPKFRAGFVSLVGRPNAGKSTLTNALVGSKVAITSAKPQTTRHTIRGIVHREDSQLILVDTPGLHRPRTLLGKRLNELVADTLAEVDAIGFCLPANEAVGPGDRYIAAQLAALKRTPVIALVTKTDLVDRAALAKQLMSVTALGNEVLGEKGWADVVPVSAADGFQVDTVADVLVGHMPASPPLYPDGELTDEPEAVMVAELVREAALEGVRDELPHSLAVVVEEIVPREGRSEDNQLLDVRVNLYVERSSQKAIIIGRGGSRLREVGTAARRGIEALLGTRVYLDLHVKIAKDWQRDPKQLVKLGF; encoded by the coding sequence ATGACTGACCCGAAATTCCGCGCAGGATTTGTTTCCCTGGTGGGCCGGCCCAACGCCGGCAAGTCCACTTTGACCAATGCGCTGGTCGGTTCCAAGGTGGCTATCACCTCCGCCAAGCCGCAGACCACCAGGCATACCATCCGCGGCATCGTGCACCGCGAGGACTCCCAGCTGATCCTCGTGGACACTCCCGGCCTGCACCGCCCGCGTACCCTCCTGGGCAAGCGGCTGAACGAGCTGGTGGCAGACACGCTGGCCGAGGTGGATGCGATCGGTTTCTGCCTGCCTGCCAACGAGGCGGTTGGCCCGGGTGACCGCTACATCGCGGCCCAGCTGGCGGCGTTGAAGCGTACCCCCGTGATCGCCCTGGTCACCAAGACGGACCTGGTGGACCGTGCGGCACTGGCGAAGCAGCTGATGTCCGTCACGGCGCTGGGCAATGAGGTGCTCGGCGAGAAGGGGTGGGCCGACGTTGTGCCCGTCTCGGCTGCCGACGGGTTCCAGGTGGATACCGTAGCCGACGTACTGGTAGGCCACATGCCTGCCTCGCCGCCGCTTTACCCCGACGGTGAGCTCACTGACGAGCCTGAAGCCGTTATGGTCGCCGAACTCGTCCGCGAGGCCGCCTTGGAAGGCGTACGGGATGAACTTCCTCACTCGCTGGCCGTTGTGGTGGAGGAGATTGTTCCCCGGGAAGGGCGCAGCGAGGACAACCAGCTGCTGGACGTACGGGTCAACCTCTACGTGGAGCGTTCCTCCCAGAAAGCCATCATCATTGGCCGCGGCGGATCCCGGCTGCGCGAGGTCGGTACCGCCGCCCGCCGCGGTATTGAAGCGCTCCTGGGCACCCGGGTCTACCTGGACCTGCATGTGAAAATAGCCAAGGACTGGCAGCGGGATCCCAAGCAGCTCGTCAAGCTGGGCTTCTAG
- a CDS encoding hemolysin family protein gives MAMAFMFLAGLLTAAESAYGYLPRQDAEALLNGKAGAPLRRILAHPVAHMHALRFWRVWFEMAMAVSVATLFQLVLDNIWLAGLLATVTMAAVGFVLVGVSPRQIGRKHVTAVVVMTAGLVRVLRAVLGPVPGWLVRLGTAVAPGTQGPDAAFFTEEEFRELLDRASDADMIEDTEAELIHSVFELGDTKVRSVMVPRTDMVCIDAGSSLRQAMSLFLRSGYSRVPVIEDSADHLVGILYLKDVAAQVHSDPDHASVQKVEDFARSVRYVPESKAVSELLQELQRESTHVAIVIDEYGGTAGLVTLEDLIEEIVGEIVDEYDSERPEIENLGGGRYRVSSKAGIDDLGELFDVELEDDEVDTVGGLLAKVLGRVPIVGSEVEVEGITLHAERLEGRRNRVSHVLAWKAAPAAENEESRDDGRNTAHRSRSTELVPRND, from the coding sequence ATGGCCATGGCGTTTATGTTCCTGGCAGGTCTGCTGACCGCTGCGGAATCCGCCTACGGCTACCTTCCCCGGCAGGACGCCGAGGCGTTGCTGAACGGCAAGGCCGGTGCCCCGCTGCGGCGCATCCTTGCCCACCCCGTGGCCCATATGCACGCCCTGCGGTTTTGGCGTGTCTGGTTTGAAATGGCCATGGCGGTGTCCGTGGCCACCCTGTTCCAGCTGGTACTGGACAACATCTGGCTCGCCGGGCTGCTGGCCACGGTCACCATGGCAGCCGTCGGTTTCGTCCTGGTGGGCGTTTCACCCCGGCAGATCGGGCGCAAGCACGTCACCGCCGTCGTCGTGATGACGGCGGGACTGGTGCGGGTGCTGCGCGCGGTGCTCGGACCGGTTCCCGGCTGGCTGGTCCGGCTCGGAACCGCGGTGGCACCCGGCACCCAGGGACCGGATGCCGCCTTCTTCACCGAAGAGGAATTCCGCGAACTGCTGGACCGCGCCTCGGATGCGGACATGATCGAGGACACGGAAGCGGAACTGATCCACTCCGTCTTCGAACTCGGAGACACCAAGGTCAGGTCGGTGATGGTCCCGCGTACCGACATGGTCTGCATTGACGCCGGCAGCAGCCTGCGCCAGGCCATGTCCCTGTTCCTGCGCTCGGGCTATTCCCGGGTCCCGGTGATCGAGGACAGCGCGGACCATCTGGTGGGCATCCTGTACCTGAAGGACGTTGCCGCCCAGGTCCACAGCGACCCGGATCACGCCTCCGTGCAGAAGGTTGAGGACTTTGCCCGGAGCGTGCGCTACGTGCCCGAGTCCAAGGCCGTCAGCGAACTGCTGCAGGAACTGCAGCGGGAGTCCACCCACGTGGCCATCGTCATCGACGAATACGGCGGCACCGCCGGACTGGTCACCCTCGAAGACCTGATCGAAGAGATCGTCGGGGAGATTGTTGACGAGTACGATTCCGAGCGCCCCGAGATAGAAAACCTGGGCGGCGGCCGCTACCGGGTGAGTTCCAAAGCCGGTATTGATGACCTCGGTGAGCTCTTCGACGTCGAACTGGAGGATGATGAAGTGGACACCGTGGGCGGTTTGCTCGCGAAGGTCCTCGGCCGTGTCCCCATTGTCGGCAGCGAGGTAGAGGTCGAAGGCATCACCCTGCACGCCGAGCGCCTGGAGGGACGCCGGAACCGCGTCTCCCACGTCCTGGCGTGGAAAGCGGCCCCTGCAGCAGAAAACGAAGAATCCCGCGACGACGGCAGGAACACTGCCCACCGCTCCCGCTCTACAGAATTGGTACCCCGAAATGACTGA
- the ybeY gene encoding rRNA maturation RNase YbeY encodes MSIEVNNESSAPAIDEEELARLGRYLLDSLYVHPEADLSIILVDEDAMEKLHIEWMDLPGPTDVLSFPMDELRPGTAGRITPAGVLGDIVLCPQVAARQAQDAGHETQDELLLLTTHGVLHLLGYDHAEPEEEKEMFGLQRRLLSAYTGKEAPKETRS; translated from the coding sequence ATGAGCATCGAAGTCAATAACGAATCCTCAGCCCCGGCCATTGACGAGGAAGAGCTGGCCCGGCTGGGCCGGTACCTGCTGGACAGCCTCTACGTGCATCCGGAAGCGGACCTGTCCATCATCCTGGTGGACGAGGACGCCATGGAGAAGCTGCACATCGAGTGGATGGACCTTCCCGGCCCCACAGATGTCCTCTCCTTCCCCATGGATGAGCTGCGCCCCGGCACGGCAGGACGGATAACTCCCGCCGGCGTGCTTGGCGATATTGTGCTCTGCCCGCAGGTGGCAGCCCGCCAGGCGCAGGATGCCGGCCACGAGACCCAGGACGAACTCCTACTCCTCACCACACACGGCGTGCTCCACCTGCTCGGCTATGACCACGCCGAGCCGGAGGAGGAGAAGGAGATGTTCGGCCTCCAGCGCCGCCTGCTCTCTGCCTACACGGGCAAAGAAGCGCCCAAGGAGACGCGCAGTTGA
- a CDS encoding PhoH family protein, with the protein MTESSMEIGTIRRDTQTIVFDSTEHMVQSLGANDEALRIIEAANPEVSMLVRGNELSVSGPSADVEQTVRLVNEVRILARNQTRVTPQVLEQLISMLRDQTAVRPADVLTQNILSTRGKTIRPKTLNQKNYVDAIDRNTVVFGIGPAGTGKTYLAMAKAVQALQQKEVNRIILTRPAVEAGERLGFLPGTLSDKIDPYLRPLYDALHDMMDPESIPRLMAAGTIEVAPLAYMRGRTLNDAFIILDEAQNTTPEQMKMFLTRLGFGSKMVVTGDVTQVDLPGGTASGLRIVHDILGDIDDVAFSELQAVDVVRHRLVSDIVTAYSEWDETRRLSRTPAEGGGGRANNRGLSNQHGREARK; encoded by the coding sequence ATGACCGAATCTTCAATGGAAATCGGCACCATCCGGCGGGACACCCAGACCATAGTCTTTGATTCCACGGAACACATGGTCCAGTCGCTGGGGGCCAATGACGAGGCCCTGCGGATCATTGAGGCGGCCAACCCCGAGGTGAGCATGCTGGTGCGGGGCAATGAGCTTTCCGTGTCCGGCCCGTCCGCGGACGTGGAGCAGACGGTGCGGCTGGTCAACGAAGTGCGGATCCTGGCCCGCAACCAGACCCGGGTTACGCCGCAGGTCCTGGAGCAGCTGATCAGCATGCTGCGGGACCAGACCGCCGTCCGCCCGGCGGATGTCCTGACGCAGAACATCCTGTCCACGCGCGGCAAGACCATCCGGCCCAAGACCCTGAACCAGAAGAACTACGTGGATGCGATTGACCGCAACACGGTGGTCTTCGGCATCGGCCCCGCCGGCACGGGCAAGACCTACCTGGCCATGGCCAAGGCCGTCCAGGCGCTGCAGCAGAAGGAAGTCAACCGGATCATCCTGACCCGCCCCGCGGTGGAAGCGGGGGAGCGGCTCGGCTTCCTGCCCGGCACACTCAGCGACAAGATTGATCCTTACCTGCGTCCGCTGTACGACGCCCTGCACGACATGATGGACCCGGAATCCATTCCGCGGCTGATGGCGGCGGGCACCATCGAGGTGGCACCCCTGGCCTACATGCGCGGCCGGACCCTCAACGATGCCTTCATCATTCTCGACGAAGCGCAGAACACCACGCCGGAACAAATGAAGATGTTCCTTACCCGCCTCGGCTTCGGCTCCAAGATGGTGGTCACGGGTGACGTCACCCAGGTGGACCTGCCGGGCGGCACTGCCTCCGGGCTGCGCATCGTCCACGACATCCTCGGTGACATTGACGACGTCGCGTTCTCCGAGCTGCAGGCCGTCGACGTTGTGCGGCACCGGCTGGTCAGCGACATTGTTACTGCCTACAGCGAGTGGGATGAAACCCGCCGGCTGAGCCGGACCCCGGCCGAAGGCGGCGGCGGACGTGCCAACAACCGCGGACTATCCAATCAGCACGGGCGGGAGGCCCGTAAATGA
- a CDS encoding GerMN domain-containing protein — protein MVTLLPGRASSPDAARRSRRLVRAGAGAALLVAMLATGGCGVVAEYPTTTMPTAFSAESRSLAPMTISPPAEAGSGTLMPVYWLGLNDTTVSLYREFLQSDNTGDPIGEAVRAMTAGKPLDQDYFTPWQPADKVTASISSKNVITVDIPSKAFKGSLDAGMAHRAVQQLVYTATAAAVNAGLTTVGQESTVVVLVDGKAGYRAFGHESLEEPLRRDPSLVAPIWIIDPQESQVRPTSLTVTGTAASQPEGLYWRAEPVVDGRPSSDAVASGRVDFHEGPGSTREFTFSTTLAPGTYSLKVYYKGHEAAGDSKRITVTAAPGDPES, from the coding sequence ATGGTCACCCTGTTGCCGGGCCGAGCATCCTCCCCTGACGCCGCCCGCCGCAGCCGCAGGCTGGTCCGTGCGGGCGCCGGTGCCGCACTGCTCGTGGCAATGCTGGCCACGGGCGGCTGCGGAGTGGTGGCGGAGTATCCCACCACCACCATGCCCACGGCCTTCAGCGCCGAGTCCCGCAGCCTGGCACCAATGACCATTTCACCGCCGGCGGAAGCGGGCTCCGGCACGCTGATGCCCGTCTACTGGCTCGGACTGAACGACACCACGGTGAGCCTTTACCGCGAATTCCTGCAGTCCGACAATACCGGCGACCCCATCGGCGAAGCGGTCCGCGCCATGACGGCAGGAAAGCCGCTGGATCAGGACTACTTCACGCCGTGGCAGCCCGCGGACAAGGTGACCGCTTCCATTTCCAGCAAAAACGTCATCACGGTGGACATCCCGTCGAAGGCTTTCAAGGGATCCCTGGACGCCGGCATGGCCCACCGAGCGGTGCAGCAACTGGTGTACACCGCCACCGCCGCGGCGGTGAACGCCGGACTGACAACGGTAGGCCAGGAAAGCACCGTGGTGGTGCTGGTGGACGGCAAAGCCGGCTACCGTGCCTTCGGCCACGAATCCCTGGAAGAACCGCTGCGGCGCGATCCGTCCCTGGTAGCCCCCATCTGGATCATTGATCCGCAGGAATCCCAGGTCCGGCCCACCTCGCTCACCGTCACCGGCACAGCCGCATCGCAGCCGGAGGGCCTGTACTGGCGGGCCGAACCCGTAGTGGATGGCCGGCCCTCCTCGGACGCCGTGGCCTCCGGCCGGGTCGACTTCCACGAAGGACCGGGTTCCACCCGGGAATTCACCTTCTCAACCACCCTGGCCCCCGGCACCTACAGCCTCAAGGTGTACTACAAGGGCCATGAGGCGGCAGGCGATTCCAAACGCATCACGGTCACTGCAGCGCCGGGAGACCCGGAGAGCTGA
- a CDS encoding 16S rRNA (uracil(1498)-N(3))-methyltransferase: MTNPIFFGDPAQVAAASPGDTFRLEGPEARHAVSVKRISAGENVDIVDGAGRRLTGTVSATGPSLLELSVEHAAEEPPAAVRFILVQALAKGDRDEQAVEAATELGVDHVIPWQSDRSIVRWKTEKAVKGQAKWQALTTAAAKQSRRAWIPGVEPVLDSRGLARRLADTDLVLVLHEEADAPLADAVRNLPGRSADATGRTAAPAEIAIVVGPEGGISAAELELLRGAGALAVRLGPHVLRSSTAGPAALAVLNQLLGRW; encoded by the coding sequence ATGACCAACCCCATCTTTTTCGGGGACCCGGCGCAGGTGGCCGCGGCCAGTCCGGGGGACACATTCCGCCTGGAGGGGCCTGAGGCCCGGCACGCCGTTTCCGTCAAGCGCATCAGTGCGGGCGAAAACGTGGACATTGTCGACGGCGCGGGCCGGCGCCTCACCGGTACCGTGTCCGCGACCGGGCCCTCGCTGCTGGAACTGAGCGTGGAACACGCGGCGGAGGAACCACCGGCAGCAGTTCGTTTCATCCTGGTCCAGGCCCTGGCCAAGGGGGACCGGGATGAGCAGGCAGTGGAGGCAGCCACTGAACTGGGCGTGGATCACGTCATTCCGTGGCAGTCGGACCGCAGCATTGTCCGTTGGAAGACGGAAAAGGCGGTGAAGGGGCAGGCCAAGTGGCAGGCCCTGACCACGGCGGCCGCCAAGCAGTCGCGCCGCGCCTGGATTCCCGGCGTGGAACCCGTCCTGGACAGCCGGGGCCTGGCCCGCCGGCTCGCGGACACGGACCTGGTCCTTGTGCTGCATGAGGAAGCCGACGCGCCCCTGGCGGACGCGGTGCGGAACCTCCCGGGCCGCAGCGCAGACGCAACCGGCAGGACGGCGGCGCCGGCAGAGATAGCGATAGTGGTCGGTCCGGAGGGCGGGATCAGCGCGGCAGAACTGGAACTGCTGCGCGGCGCCGGGGCGCTGGCTGTACGGCTGGGACCGCATGTGCTGCGCTCCTCCACCGCCGGTCCCGCAGCCCTGGCAGTGCTGAACCAGCTGCTGGGCCGCTGGTAG
- the dnaJ gene encoding molecular chaperone DnaJ translates to MSDHYQVLGVGRDATGEEIKKAYRKLARKLHPDVNNAPGAADEFKAVTHAYEVLSDPEKRRIYDTTGNENGTDNGFGGGGFGGQGFGFQDIFDTFFGGGAPGGGRGPASRSRRGQDALITVRIDLKDAVFGVNKKIDVDTAVVCPTCDGSCCQPGTSPRTCDICHGTGQVQRAVRSILGQVMTSAPCGTCSGFGTVIPDPCHECSGEGRVRNRRTLNIKIPAGVATGTRIQLSQQGEAGLAGGPAGDLYVEIRVNNDPTFLREGDDLHATLTVPMTAAALGTTVTLDTFDGERDVTVKPGTQSGEVTVLNGLGVTHLRGHGRGDLRVHLHVETPQKLDSEQEELLRRLAQLRGEEYSEGRLNSSGTGVFAKLRDRLGNL, encoded by the coding sequence GTGAGCGATCACTACCAGGTTCTGGGCGTCGGACGAGACGCCACCGGTGAAGAAATCAAGAAGGCGTACCGGAAGCTTGCCCGCAAGCTGCACCCGGACGTCAACAACGCTCCCGGTGCCGCCGACGAGTTTAAGGCCGTCACGCACGCCTACGAGGTCCTCTCCGATCCCGAGAAGCGGCGTATCTATGACACCACCGGGAACGAAAACGGAACCGACAACGGTTTCGGCGGTGGCGGCTTCGGCGGCCAGGGCTTTGGCTTCCAGGACATCTTCGACACCTTCTTCGGCGGCGGCGCACCCGGCGGCGGCCGGGGCCCGGCCTCGCGCAGCCGGCGCGGCCAGGACGCCCTGATTACTGTTCGGATTGACCTCAAGGATGCTGTCTTCGGCGTCAACAAAAAGATCGACGTCGACACCGCCGTGGTATGCCCCACGTGTGACGGGTCCTGCTGCCAGCCCGGCACCTCCCCGCGTACCTGCGACATCTGCCACGGTACCGGCCAGGTCCAGCGGGCGGTCCGCTCCATCCTGGGCCAGGTCATGACCTCGGCTCCCTGCGGCACCTGCAGCGGTTTCGGCACGGTCATTCCGGATCCCTGCCACGAGTGCTCCGGCGAGGGGCGCGTCCGCAACCGCCGCACGCTGAACATCAAGATCCCGGCCGGCGTCGCCACCGGAACCCGGATCCAGCTGAGCCAGCAGGGCGAAGCCGGCCTCGCCGGCGGACCCGCCGGTGACCTCTACGTGGAAATCCGGGTCAATAATGACCCCACCTTCCTGCGCGAGGGCGATGACCTCCATGCCACCCTGACGGTGCCGATGACCGCCGCAGCGCTGGGCACCACGGTCACACTGGACACTTTCGACGGCGAACGCGACGTCACGGTCAAGCCCGGCACCCAGTCCGGCGAGGTCACCGTGCTCAACGGTCTCGGCGTCACGCACCTGCGCGGCCACGGACGCGGCGACCTGCGCGTCCACCTGCACGTGGAAACCCCGCAGAAGCTGGATTCCGAGCAGGAGGAACTGCTCCGCCGGCTGGCCCAGCTGCGCGGTGAGGAATACAGCGAAGGCCGGCTGAACAGCTCGGGCACCGGCGTATTTGCCAAACTGCGGGACCGGCTGGGCAACCTCTGA